The bacterium DNA window CCAAGCAATTGGGTAGGGCACCGGGCGTTCTCAAGGCGATAACAGGAGCCGGTGTCGACGGATACGTAGCTGTCGACATGGCCTGCGCTCGGCCCATTGCTGCCAACGGCCACAACCTGGGACACATCGGGCACCTCGTGCAGGTTGCGGCGTCCGAGACCGGTGAGGCCATTGCCATGGAACCCGACTATTGGACGGTGTTCTCGCCAAATAAGGCGGCTGAGGCATCGGCCGCGGCCGCTCGCCTCGGGCGGGTCCAGAATCTGCTGGTGAGGGTATTCGCTCCCGGCGACGAGTTCTACACCGGCCACGAGGGCGGCGTCCCGATCGAAGAATTGAGCGCCATGATCGACCATATTGGCGGGCTGCCTGGAGTCCGGTTCGCCGGCCTCACGACGTTTCCCGCCCTGCTTTTCGATCCGCATACTGGAGGTACTCGAGTCACTCCCAACATGGCAACCCTGGCTCGAGCCGCTGAGTCTGTCCGGCATCATTTGGGCGGCGAAGACCAAAACGTGCTTCAGATCAACGCGCCGGGCACCACATCTACATCTGTGCTGTCCCAACTCGCCGAGGCAGGGGCCACGCAAGTGGAGCCGGGGCATGGGCTCACCGGAACCACTCCCCTGCATGCGATGGGCGACCTACCCGAACAACCTGCGGTCTGCTACGTCAGCGAGATCGCTCACATCCATCAGGGAGCGCCGCTCTGCTTTGGCGGCGGTCTCTATATCGATCCCGTATTCGGGGACTACCAGACCACCGCCGTCGTTGCCCACGACCCCAGCGAGGCGGTGACTGAGCCCGTGCCCGTGGACATGCCCGACCCTGCCGCCATCGACTACTACGCCAAATTGAGGCCTGAACCGGGCCGCACCGTTAGCGAGGGCGATACAGTCGTCTTTGGCTTCCGCATTCAAGCCTTCGTGACCAGGGCATTTGTTGTCGGTGTGGCCGGAGTGCGCTCGGGCAGCCCATCAGTGGCCGGTGTCTGGGATGTGCAGGGCAATCCGGTCGCCTGGAAGGGCTCCCGATGAGCAGTGCCCCCGCGTTGGTCGTCTCTGGAATCTCGAAGTCGTTTCGGGCGGTACAAGCCCTTGACGACGTTTCCATTGAGCTGCACCACGGTCGGGTCACCGCTTTGTTGGGCGACAACGGAGCGGGGAAGTCGACCCTGGTGAAATGCATCTCCGGCCTCTACCAACCCGACGCGGGCCACATCTTCGTCCAGGGGACAGAGCACCGCATCAGCTCTTCACGCCACGCACGAGAGCTGGGCATCGAGACCGTCCATCAGACGCTGTCGGTCATCGATCCGCTCGATGTGGCCGAAAACCTCTTCTTGAACCGCGAGCACACCCGTGGGGGATGGCTGGGGGCCCGCATCGGCTTGCTCGACAAGCGTCGCATGCGCCAGGAATGCGCTTCCACACTGGCTCGCCTCGACATCCGAATTCCGTCGCTGAGGCGTTCAGTCGGCTCGCTCTCCGGCGGACAGCGCCAGGCTGTCGCCATTGGCCGGGCGGTGGCCTGGGGCCAGCAGATCGTGCTGCTCGATGAGCCGGCTGCTGCCCTCGGTGTGGAGCAGACCCAACGAGTTCTCGACCTCATAGTCAATCTGCGTGACCAGGGAGTGGCGGTACTGCTTATCACCCACAACATGGACCGGGTGCTAGCAGTGTGCGACCAAGCAGTCGTGCTCTACCAAGGACGGAAGTGCGCCGAAGTCAACGTGGCCGACGTCACCAAGGACGACCTGGTTTCCTACATCACCGGGGCCCGCGGCACCGGCTGAAGCATCGATTCCGTCCATGCAGGTGTTTATCGCCAAAGATGCCGCAGCGGCTGCCGTCAAGGCAGCCGACATCGTAGAAAGCGTTGTCCGGTCAAGACTCCGGCCCCGCATCGGGATGGCGACCGGCAGCACGATGGTCGGCGTCTATCGGTCGCTGGTTGATCGGCACCAAGCCGGCGCGCTCGGTTTCTCTGGAACATCTGTCTACTTGCTTGACGAGTATGTCGGCCTTGACCCCGGGCACCCACAGGCGTTCCGAAACGTGATCAGGGAGGGTTTTGCCGACCTTGTCGACCTGGGCGATGACGCGGTGTTCGGGCCCGATGGGAGAGCACGCGACCTTGAGGCTGAGGCCTGGCGCTACGACCAACTGGTGACCGAGGCTCGAATCGACATCCAACTTCTCGGAATAGGGGGCAACGGACACATCGCCTTCAACGAACCGGGCACTCCGTTCGACGCGCCATCAAGCGTCGTCACGCTAAGCAAGGAGACACGACGAGACAACGCCAGATTCTTCAGATCGATCGACGACGTCCCTCGCCTGGCGATTACCCAGGGAATCGGAACCATCTTGCAGGCTAAAAAGGTGCTTCTCGTC harbors:
- a CDS encoding glucosamine-6-phosphate deaminase gives rise to the protein MQVFIAKDAAAAAVKAADIVESVVRSRLRPRIGMATGSTMVGVYRSLVDRHQAGALGFSGTSVYLLDEYVGLDPGHPQAFRNVIREGFADLVDLGDDAVFGPDGRARDLEAEAWRYDQLVTEARIDIQLLGIGGNGHIAFNEPGTPFDAPSSVVTLSKETRRDNARFFRSIDDVPRLAITQGIGTILQAKKVLLVALGDHKARPIRDALEGPVSVETPASAIQLHTDVSVVVDREAARLLSTARPEG
- a CDS encoding alanine racemase — protein: MFLQSLRSKNPAFVEAAVALHQAGAIPANSYAVDLDTVAVNTAHLVGEAKALGLTVYAMTKQLGRAPGVLKAITGAGVDGYVAVDMACARPIAANGHNLGHIGHLVQVAASETGEAIAMEPDYWTVFSPNKAAEASAAAARLGRVQNLLVRVFAPGDEFYTGHEGGVPIEELSAMIDHIGGLPGVRFAGLTTFPALLFDPHTGGTRVTPNMATLARAAESVRHHLGGEDQNVLQINAPGTTSTSVLSQLAEAGATQVEPGHGLTGTTPLHAMGDLPEQPAVCYVSEIAHIHQGAPLCFGGGLYIDPVFGDYQTTAVVAHDPSEAVTEPVPVDMPDPAAIDYYAKLRPEPGRTVSEGDTVVFGFRIQAFVTRAFVVGVAGVRSGSPSVAGVWDVQGNPVAWKGSR
- a CDS encoding ATP-binding cassette domain-containing protein, which translates into the protein MSSAPALVVSGISKSFRAVQALDDVSIELHHGRVTALLGDNGAGKSTLVKCISGLYQPDAGHIFVQGTEHRISSSRHARELGIETVHQTLSVIDPLDVAENLFLNREHTRGGWLGARIGLLDKRRMRQECASTLARLDIRIPSLRRSVGSLSGGQRQAVAIGRAVAWGQQIVLLDEPAAALGVEQTQRVLDLIVNLRDQGVAVLLITHNMDRVLAVCDQAVVLYQGRKCAEVNVADVTKDDLVSYITGARGTG